A stretch of Apis cerana isolate GH-2021 linkage group LG1, AcerK_1.0, whole genome shotgun sequence DNA encodes these proteins:
- the LOC107992869 gene encoding uncharacterized protein LOC107992869 isoform X1, protein MIGLYLLDIYVEQLMLNKDVYIDTNGAKLVVKVAFINFPPTEVNERERSLKNETIYVYGFRCGQAIHFSMPTEELVNKMKKALLKIGIFKVNDTYPICHIFTHLSGCACDMAKVPIKDPTPYVFRGPFELLDPGNNFAGQLDVDITVRNLGRYLYRVVRPRPTLLQLTSRRALVTPYVLAPKCFVFKNEPDGPEFRCQSSRMGGGTDGGPSSPSVENTVREDLLDKGPAGNMMADVAAISPAAPRLALGSPPPKLPRPPLVDPTLVKKKPKKGKKKKKK, encoded by the exons atgatcGGATTGTACCTTCTAGACATTTACGTGGAGCAGTTGATGCTGAACAAAGACGTTTACATAGACACGAACGGGGCGAAGCTCGTCGTGAAAGTTGCCTTCATTAATTTCCCACCGACCGAGGTCAACGAGCGCGAACGCTCGTTGAAAAATGAGACGATTTACGTTTACGGATTCAGATGCGGCCAGGCCATACACTTCTCCATGCCTACCGAGGAGCTTGTCAACAAAATGAAGAAGGCGTTGTTGAAGATCGGTATTTTCAAAGTGAACGACACCTATCCCATTTGCCACATCTTCACCCATCTGAGCGGCTGCGCCTGCGACATG GCGAAGGTGCCGATCAAAGACCCAACGCCGTACGTGTTCAGAGGGCCGTTCGAGCTGTTGGATCCCGGGAACAACTTCGCCGGCCAACTGGACGTCGACATCACGGTCAGAAACTTGGGAAGGTATTTATACCGAGTTGTCCGCCCGCGACCCACTTTGCTCCAACTTACCTCGCGCAGGGCGCTGGTGACGCCGTACGTGCTGGCCCCGAAGTGCTTCGTGTTCAAGAACGAGCCGGATGGGCCGGAGTTCAGGTGCCAGTCGTCGAGGATGGGCGGCGGGACGGACGGCGGGCCATCGTCGCCGAGCGTGGAGAACACGGTGAGGGAGGATTTGCTGGACAAGGGCCCGGCCGGGAACATGATGGCCGACGTGGCCGCCATCTCCCCCGCGGCGCCTCGCCTGGCCCTTGGAAGCCCGCCGCCTAAACTGCCCAGGCCACCCTTGGTAGACCCGACCCTGGTCAAAAAGAAGCCCAAGAAgggtaaaaagaagaagaagaagtga
- the LOC107992869 gene encoding uncharacterized protein LOC107992869 isoform X2, with protein MLNKDVYIDTNGAKLVVKVAFINFPPTEVNERERSLKNETIYVYGFRCGQAIHFSMPTEELVNKMKKALLKIGIFKVNDTYPICHIFTHLSGCACDMAKVPIKDPTPYVFRGPFELLDPGNNFAGQLDVDITVRNLGRYLYRVVRPRPTLLQLTSRRALVTPYVLAPKCFVFKNEPDGPEFRCQSSRMGGGTDGGPSSPSVENTVREDLLDKGPAGNMMADVAAISPAAPRLALGSPPPKLPRPPLVDPTLVKKKPKKGKKKKKK; from the exons ATGCTGAACAAAGACGTTTACATAGACACGAACGGGGCGAAGCTCGTCGTGAAAGTTGCCTTCATTAATTTCCCACCGACCGAGGTCAACGAGCGCGAACGCTCGTTGAAAAATGAGACGATTTACGTTTACGGATTCAGATGCGGCCAGGCCATACACTTCTCCATGCCTACCGAGGAGCTTGTCAACAAAATGAAGAAGGCGTTGTTGAAGATCGGTATTTTCAAAGTGAACGACACCTATCCCATTTGCCACATCTTCACCCATCTGAGCGGCTGCGCCTGCGACATG GCGAAGGTGCCGATCAAAGACCCAACGCCGTACGTGTTCAGAGGGCCGTTCGAGCTGTTGGATCCCGGGAACAACTTCGCCGGCCAACTGGACGTCGACATCACGGTCAGAAACTTGGGAAGGTATTTATACCGAGTTGTCCGCCCGCGACCCACTTTGCTCCAACTTACCTCGCGCAGGGCGCTGGTGACGCCGTACGTGCTGGCCCCGAAGTGCTTCGTGTTCAAGAACGAGCCGGATGGGCCGGAGTTCAGGTGCCAGTCGTCGAGGATGGGCGGCGGGACGGACGGCGGGCCATCGTCGCCGAGCGTGGAGAACACGGTGAGGGAGGATTTGCTGGACAAGGGCCCGGCCGGGAACATGATGGCCGACGTGGCCGCCATCTCCCCCGCGGCGCCTCGCCTGGCCCTTGGAAGCCCGCCGCCTAAACTGCCCAGGCCACCCTTGGTAGACCCGACCCTGGTCAAAAAGAAGCCCAAGAAgggtaaaaagaagaagaagaagtga